The genomic region GGTGTTGATATCGCCACTAATCAGTGGTCGCAATTACCTGAAAAGATTATGCCAATCATCGCTTTTGGAATTGGCGTGATTATTGTGCAATTGGCTCGGCGCCACTTTAACACGGCACGCTTGAATATTTGGCGTTTATGGTTACTTGCATTGCAAATCATCGTTTTAATTATTGTTGGGTTTTTAAGTACCGCTGTCCCTAATATGATTGTTACGACGATGTTATCGATGTCGATGGCAACCCAACTAGCCAGTTATTCAACGGTTAATGGTTATCCATATGCCAATACTTTTACGACCGGAAATTACCGGAAGTTGGTTGAAAATTGTTATTTATTTATTGCGACGAAGGAAAAAAAATACCAACAAAAAGCCAAGTATTTCGGGCTAATTGTTGGTAGCTTCTTTATCGGGACAATTGGTTCAGGTTTCTTAGTCAAAGTGATTAACGTCCGCGCAGCTTGGTTAGCCGCAGCACTGCTGGCAATCTTCTTCGCGTTACAGTTATACTTCACAGAAGAAGTGATTGCTGAAACGAAGAAAATGAGCCGTTAACGGTAGTGATAAGTCATCACTAGTGCGATGAAATAACCCGCACAGACCAGCGTGCTGAGCCAACTGGCGATAATGACAATCGGATGTGCAATAAAGGCGCGCATGACGAATAAGAAGAGGGTTAAAATCGCGTATTTAACGAATTCAACCTTTAAGGCTTGAAATTGTGGGTTATTCAAAAGAAAGATCCACTAGGAAAATATGACGGTCGGAAAGATGGGTGGTTGTAATCCAGACATCTTGAAAGCCGTCTTTTTGTTTCTCTATGGTTTGTTGATAAAAGGCTTCTAATAAGTCACGATGAGCATTAACGTAGTCTGAATCGATGCGGTTAACGTGGAGCCGCATATCTGGGAATAGTTTTTCGATTTCTGGTAGTTGCACCTGGTCATCGATGCCAAAACGGATAACGTTAGCATATTGGAATGGTTCTAAAGTCACTGTTTCAGGATTTTCTTGGATATAGGTTAAAATAGTCGTTAAAGTAGACATAGGCGAATTCCTTTCAATGATTAAAAAATAGTTAGCCCTGCTGAGAGATTGTTTAAGACATGTAATATGATACTACTCTTAATGGTTTTTGTACGATAATAAACGATTGCTAGGACTAATCCGAGTAGTGCTTTGGAAATGAAATAGATCGGATCAGTTGAAACGTGTACGAGGCCGAATAATAGGGCGCTCGTCATAATGTTTAGAATGGGTGATTTAACGAAGAACCAATTCATTAAGAAACCACGGAAAAGTAATTCTTCCATCATTGGTCCTAAAATTAAAGTATAGGGCAACATGAAAATGCCAAGGACGGCAAAAATTTGAACGAGGCCATCGACATTGGCGTTCCCTGTTTTCTGCATAAAGGGCACCGTCAAATTATTAATCACTAGCATGGCGACAAATCCAATTAAAATTGGGCGCCAGTGGGCTTTTGAAAAATGGTTATGATATTGCGGCCCTTTTACTTTTTGGTAAAGATACCACATTAAAATGGTGATCCCAATAGTTAGAATTAAAAAGAGCCACCCAACGGTTAAAATTAAATGCGCTGTCCGCTGTGCCTTTGGTAGGGCAGCTAGGCTACCTACTAATAAAAGGGGGATTTGTTGCATGATTAAAAGCAAGATAAAACAGATAATGTGTTTGAAATGTTTAATACGCGCCACCTCCATGTGGCTATCATAGCATATTAGCAAGATTATCAATAAAAAAAAATTCTTTTTTTGCTATTTAATAATTTATATGGTATTATAAACAAGTAATCAATATTGAAGCGTAATTTAAGTTTTGAATTTCATAACTCTAATCAGCGTTTATTTATCATTATTTATTGCAACAAAACGTACATGTATATGTATTAGGAGGAAATTATTATGAACAACGGTACAGTAAAATGGTTTAACGCAGACAAGGGTTTTGGTTTTATTACTGGTGAAGATGGCAAAGACGTATTTGCTCATTTCTCAGCTATCCAAGGTGACGGTTACAAGTCATTAGACGAAGGCCAAGCAGTATCATTTGATGTTGAAGACAGCGACCGCGGTCCTCAAGCAACAAACATCGTTAAACTTTAATAATGTTTTAAACCTCGCTTATGTGAGGTTTTTTTATGCTCAAAATTAAAAAGGTTGGTTAAACAATTATTTCTTGTTTAGCCAACCTTTTTTAGTTGTTTACAATTTATTGTAATTACCAGTGCTATAAATAACTAATTAAAAGGCTTAAAGCCGCTATCTGGTGATTATTATCGTATTTTTTTAATTTATATTAATTATTTTGATTCAGATTCATTGTCGTGATAAAGTGCCTTGAGCGTTTTGTTTTCTTGTTCGAGATGATCGAGCTTCTTAAGGATTTCGTCTAGTTTATCGTCGGTATCTTGAGTGAAGTAACTGGTAATCGAACTGGTGAGTGTGCCGATAAAGCCAATGCCAACTGACATCAGCATAATTGCTGCGATACGACCGATTAGCGTGTGCGGTGAGATATCACCGTAGCCAACCGTTGTGGCGGTCGCAATCGCCCACCAGAATGAATCAGCAAGGGTTGCCTTTTCGGCGAGTGCGTATAAAACGGAAGCGATGATTAATACGGCGGCACTGACATAAGTCAGATAGAGCAGACCATTTTGCTTAAGAAATTTCTTGGAATGGCGTTGTAATTTCCCCGTTAAGCCCACCAAGCGCGTAAAACGGAAAACTTTCATTAACCCAGCAATGCGAAATAGGCGCCCGAGTCGAAAAAATGAAAAAAGAGTGCTTAGTGGGATGATTGCAAGCAGATCAAAGATATTTGTCTTAAAAAAGCGGCGTTTATCAGTAGCAAACCAAAGACGCACGAAATAATCGACCGTAAAAATAATTAAAATCGTGTTATCGATGGTTAGGTAGGGTGCAGTCGTTAGATCGATGACACTGCTGTAGTCTAATAGGACGAAGATAATTGAGATGATGGCGAGTACGGCGATGGTAACGGTGTAAAAACGTTTGAGTAACTTCATATATATGCCCCACAAAATTAGTTTTTAACAATAGTATTTCTATTATAGGATTAATTGTGACGTTAGACAATAACGGCTAGCGAGTGATATTGCATCAATTATGACGATAACTTAGTATTGCATCCAATTAAAATCAGTGCTAAAATGACAGAACGTCATATTTTACGACGGTATGTCATTTTTAGTTGGAAGGAGTCTTAACGCATGCCTAAAAAAACTTTTTTTCGGTTGCCGGCAGAAAAACAGCAACGGTTATTAAAGGCCGCCCATGCCGAATTTTCACGGGTTCCTTTTAATGAAGCATCAGTTAGCAACATTATTAAAGCTGCTGAAATTCCACGGGGTAGTTTCTATCAGTACTTTGAAGATAAGGCTGATATTTTCTTTTACGACCTCAGTTTGCTGCGTGATAGTTCTAAACAGGATTTAGAACAGCTCTTATTAGATACCAAGGGTGATCTTTTCAAGACGATTCGCATTTTCTTCAAGGCAATGGCGAATGAAGCCATTAATGGTGAGAATGCACAGTTCTATCGGCACTTATTTTTACACATGGATTTCAAAAATCGGCGCAAGATGTCGCCCGAATTGATGCATGCACATCAAACGGAGGGCTTTCAGTTTTTAATGGATCATGTTGATTTTAGTTTGTTGAAAATTGATAAAACGCAGCCGAATGCTGTTAGATTGCTCCTCCATCAATTAATGAATAACGTTTTTCAAAGTATTGCTTCCTATTATTTAAATCGTGATACTGAGCAAGCCTTAACAATAGAACAAATCTACGAACACTTCGAATTAGTCACTGGTTGGTTAGAAACCGGCGCGAGCGTTCAAGATAAGTAGAATAGAAAGAAGGAACAAAACGCATGATTAAACTTGCAAAAAAGAGAATGTCGGGCTTAGCCGTTTTCGGTGCTGTCTTATTCATGGTGATTCAAGTTGTCAGTAACTTGTATCTCCCTAATTTGACGTCTGATATTGTCAATAACGGGATTGCCAAAGGAGATATTGATTATATCTGGCAAGCCGGCTTTAAAATGCTCGGTTTTTCATTGATCAGTATCCTAGCCGCAATCTGTAACGTTTATTTAGCTGCTAAGACATCACAAGGTCTGGGGCAAAAATTACGATCAGATATTTATCGAAAGGTCATCAATTTCTCACACGATGAAATGGACCAAGTGGGGACCTCTTCACTGATTACACGGACGACCAATGATGTTGTTCAAATTCAAAATGTGGCAATGATGTTCTTACGAATGATGATCATGGCCCCTATTATGTTGATTGGTGCCAGCTTCTTGGCTTACCAAAAGAACGCGCAATTAACATCAATCTTCGTCGTTGTCTTACCATTGATGGCAATCTTTATCGGTGTCGTGATGTACTTTGCCGTGCCACTTTTCAAAGCGATGCAAAAGAAGACTGACCGGATTAACTTAGTTTTCCGTGAAGGCTTAACAGGGGTGCGGGTAATCCGTGCATTCCGTCGCGATAAGTTCGAACAGGAACGTTTTGACGATGCGAACTTAGATTACACACAAAATGCTAAAAAGGTCTACAGTATCATGTCTGTCATGTTACCTGTGATGACATTGATTATGAGTGGGACAAACATTGCAATCACTTGGATGGGTGGTCACTTAATTGCTGATCAAGCCATGCAAGTGGGGAACTTATTAGCCTTCATGACTTATGCGATGCAAATCTTAATGAGTTTCATGATGCTTTCAATGGTTTTCGTCTTCATTCCACGGGCACAAGCATCAGCCGTTCGGATTAATGAAGTCTTGGATTTACAAACACCAATTGAAAATCCAGAAAATCCCAAGAGTTTTACAGATCAAACTGTCAGCTTGGCCTTCGATAATGTTAACTTCCGCTACCAAAATGCAGAAAAATTAGCCTTAGAGAAGATTGATTTCCAAGCATCTGCTGGTCAAACCGTTGCGATTATCGGGGGGACTGGTTCAGGTAAATCAACCTTGGTTAACTTGATTCCGCGTTTTTACGACGTTGAAGCCGGCCAAGTCCAAGTTGATGGGTTAAATGTCAAAGATGTGACATTGCATGATATTCATGAACAAGTCGCATTTGTACCGCAAAAAGCCAATCTCTTTACAGGGACGATTCGCGAAAATATGCAATATGGGAATCCGGATGCAACTGATGATCAGATTTGGCATGCACTTGAAATTGCCCAATCGAAGGATTTCGTTAGCGAACTTGATGGTGGCTTAGACAGTCACGTTGAACAAGGTGGCGGTAACTTCTCAGGTGGTCAACGTCAACGATTAGCGATTGCCCGGGCATTAG from Latilactobacillus sakei subsp. sakei DSM 20017 = JCM 1157 harbors:
- a CDS encoding type II CAAX endopeptidase family protein encodes the protein MEVARIKHFKHIICFILLLIMQQIPLLLVGSLAALPKAQRTAHLILTVGWLFLILTIGITILMWYLYQKVKGPQYHNHFSKAHWRPILIGFVAMLVINNLTVPFMQKTGNANVDGLVQIFAVLGIFMLPYTLILGPMMEELLFRGFLMNWFFVKSPILNIMTSALLFGLVHVSTDPIYFISKALLGLVLAIVYYRTKTIKSSIILHVLNNLSAGLTIF
- a CDS encoding TetR family transcriptional regulator; this translates as MPKKTFFRLPAEKQQRLLKAAHAEFSRVPFNEASVSNIIKAAEIPRGSFYQYFEDKADIFFYDLSLLRDSSKQDLEQLLLDTKGDLFKTIRIFFKAMANEAINGENAQFYRHLFLHMDFKNRRKMSPELMHAHQTEGFQFLMDHVDFSLLKIDKTQPNAVRLLLHQLMNNVFQSIASYYLNRDTEQALTIEQIYEHFELVTGWLETGASVQDK
- a CDS encoding YoaK family protein gives rise to the protein MQKKINFHDRLGTAMFLTFIGGFLDAYCVILRGGVFASAQTGNIVFIGVDIATNQWSQLPEKIMPIIAFGIGVIIVQLARRHFNTARLNIWRLWLLALQIIVLIIVGFLSTAVPNMIVTTMLSMSMATQLASYSTVNGYPYANTFTTGNYRKLVENCYLFIATKEKKYQQKAKYFGLIVGSFFIGTIGSGFLVKVINVRAAWLAAALLAIFFALQLYFTEEVIAETKKMSR
- a CDS encoding ABC transporter ATP-binding protein, which gives rise to MIKLAKKRMSGLAVFGAVLFMVIQVVSNLYLPNLTSDIVNNGIAKGDIDYIWQAGFKMLGFSLISILAAICNVYLAAKTSQGLGQKLRSDIYRKVINFSHDEMDQVGTSSLITRTTNDVVQIQNVAMMFLRMMIMAPIMLIGASFLAYQKNAQLTSIFVVVLPLMAIFIGVVMYFAVPLFKAMQKKTDRINLVFREGLTGVRVIRAFRRDKFEQERFDDANLDYTQNAKKVYSIMSVMLPVMTLIMSGTNIAITWMGGHLIADQAMQVGNLLAFMTYAMQILMSFMMLSMVFVFIPRAQASAVRINEVLDLQTPIENPENPKSFTDQTVSLAFDNVNFRYQNAEKLALEKIDFQASAGQTVAIIGGTGSGKSTLVNLIPRFYDVEAGQVQVDGLNVKDVTLHDIHEQVAFVPQKANLFTGTIRENMQYGNPDATDDQIWHALEIAQSKDFVSELDGGLDSHVEQGGGNFSGGQRQRLAIARALVKRASVYVFDDSFSALDFKTDALLRKALKEDTEIQKSVVVIVGQRVSTVADADTILVLDEGQMVGKGTHAQLKATNATYQEIINSQIREGDEA
- a CDS encoding ion transporter, whose amino-acid sequence is MKLLKRFYTVTIAVLAIISIIFVLLDYSSVIDLTTAPYLTIDNTILIIFTVDYFVRLWFATDKRRFFKTNIFDLLAIIPLSTLFSFFRLGRLFRIAGLMKVFRFTRLVGLTGKLQRHSKKFLKQNGLLYLTYVSAAVLIIASVLYALAEKATLADSFWWAIATATTVGYGDISPHTLIGRIAAIMLMSVGIGFIGTLTSSITSYFTQDTDDKLDEILKKLDHLEQENKTLKALYHDNESESK
- a CDS encoding cold-shock protein, which codes for MNNGTVKWFNADKGFGFITGEDGKDVFAHFSAIQGDGYKSLDEGQAVSFDVEDSDRGPQATNIVKL